Below is a window of Yimella sp. cx-51 DNA.
CGAGGTAGTGCCCGCCGCGTTCGTCCGCAATCTGTTGGGCACGAGCGTAGACCTGCGCACCGTCGTCCACGAAGTCGCACAGACCGCGGTATCGCTCGATGAGTTCGACCTTGCTGGCGCTGGTCGTGCGGGGCATGACCGCGACGAAGGGAATACCGAGCAGTCGCGCGAAGTAGGCCTCGCTGACTGCGGTCGAACCACTGCTGGCCTCGACCACGACACGTCCCTGGCGGATCCATCCGTTGCACAGCCCGTAGAGGAACAGGCTGCGTGCCAGGCGATGCTTCAGGCTTCCCGTGGGGTGGGTCGACTCGTCCTTCAGGTAGATGTCGATGCCGTCATAACCGGGCAGATGCAAGGGGATCAGATGGGTGTCGGCCGAGCGCGTCGCGTCGGCATTCACCTGACGGATCGCCCAACTGATCCATGCGCGTTCGTCGTCGCAGCCTTGGGTGACATCGTCCGGCGCAAGAGACATATGAGCGATGTTAGGCCGTGCTGTCCGCCAGCCAGCGTGATCCTCCCCTCGCACTCGTGCAGTTCGTCGGCCTCCACGAATCCGAACTCCCGTTGGCGCGCTGCATCGGGAGATTCGATTGGGCGGTGTAGGTCTGGAACCAGCGCCGCTGCCCCACCAACTCGTGCGGCAACGACATGAGGCGACGCAGTTTGGCGTACTTCAGGCGCATGCCGAGCCGGCGACCTCGGTGCTCGGGCAGCACCAGCGTGTCCTCCTGCAGCACGAATTCCGGCACTCCCCGGCTCACCAGAAGCTCGGTGTATCCAACGGGTTCGCCGTCGGCGAGCGCCAACGACATGACGCTGACCCACCCTTGGTCGTGCATCCGTTGCGGGTTGTTGAGGAGTCTGTCGACGTCCACCGCCACGGCAGCACGGCTCAGCTGCCCGGTCGGCACGTCCTGGTTCATCTGTGTGGTGAGGCGGGCCAGCGGCGGCAGGAACTGCTCGGGGGTGAATCCTGCCCAGGAGACCATCTCGTCGTCGGTGACCGAATCTCCCGGGCACGGTTCGCTCACCGGGCGTCAACCGGTGGCGCAGACGTCGGCAAGGATGAACCCATGGAGATCACAGATCAGGAGTTGTCACGCACCGACGTCGAACGCCTCACGCTCACCGCGACCGAGCCGGTGTCACTGGTGCGGTGCACCCTGACCGGCGCCGACCTGCGCGATCTCGATCTGACTGAATTCAGTTTCGATGAATGTGCATTGGACGGTGCTCTGCTCGACGGCGCAGGCTTAGGCGGAGCCACCTTCACCGGCTGCCGCATGACGGGAGTCTCGATGGAGCGCACCCGTGGTCTCGGCTTCCAGATCCAGCGGTCCAACCTGTTCGCGGCCAACCTCACCGGAGTGGTGCTGGCCAACGCCGATCTCAGCGGATGCAGGTTCACCGAGGCGGTGCTGCGCGGAGCTGATCTGCACGCGTCGGTGTTCGACGACTGCGATCTGATCGAAACCGATCTGTTCGACGCCAACCTCAAAGACGCCGACTTGCGCGGTGCTCGTCTTGGTCCGTGCGATCTCGACCGCCTCCGGGCCCTGCGCGGCGCGATCCTCAGCCCGCACCAAGCGTGCGACATCGTCGCCGACCTGACCGGGTGCAGCGTCCTGCCGATCGACAGCTGACTTCTGCGCCAGCAGACTCAGGACGTCGGGCGGTGCGCTCTGGCGAACCGGGGCCGTCCGGTCAGATCGGGCACATCGTCGACATCCACCCAGCCCGCCCGACATAGCGCCTCGGGCAACGAATTTCCTTGCGTCTCAGCGTGTTCCATGAACATGACACCACCGGGTCGCAGCAGTTCGAAGGCACGTGCTGCGACCTCGAGCGGGATGCGCAGGCCGTCGACGCTGCCGCCGTACAACGCCTCTGCAGGGTCGTGGTCACGCACCTCCGGATCGACCGGCACCATGCCGTCGGGGATGTACGGCGGGTTGCTGACGACGACGTCGACCTCACCGAGAAGTTCGGGGAACGCCTCTTGCGCAGGGCCTTCGACGAGGTGCACGTCGAGGCCCAAGCGGTCGCGGTTGTGGGTGGCCCACGCGAACGCATGCTGGGTGAGGTCGACCGCGTGCACGATGAGGTCGGGACGTTCGTGCTTGAGGGCCAAGGGAATGGGGGCCGCGCCGGTGCAGAGGTCGACAACCGTTCCGCCTTCCGGCGCCCGATCGATCACCAGGTCGACGATCAGTTCGGTCTCCGGACGTGGGACGAAGACTCCGGGGCCGACCTCGAGCTCGAGGTGTCGGAAGGGTGCCCGGCCGGTGAGATGTTGCAGCGGCACTCGCTGGGCGCGTTCGTCGACCAGTTCCTCGAAGGTGCTGGCCACGTCAGCCGGCATCGGATCGCCCATCAATGCCGCGCGGCGCACCTGCTCAGCAGACCTTTCCCAGGCGTGCTCCAGCAACCGGTGAGCGTCGGCGTCCGCGGAGTGGATTCCGTTGTCGGACAAGCGTTGCGCGGCTTCGCGCAACAGTTGGCGAGCTTGGCTCACGCTCCGCCACCGGCAGCAACAGCCGCCATCCGAGCCGACTCATCGGCGGCGACCGCGGAGTCGATGATCGGGCCGAGTTCACCGTCCAGCACGGCGTCGAGGTTGTACGACTTGTACCCGGTGCGGTGATCGGCGATGCGGTTCTCGGGGAAGTTGTAGGTGCGGATGCGTTCGGAGCGGTCCATCGAGCGCACCTGCGACTTGCGCGCGGCAGAGGCCTCGGCGTCGCGCTTCTCCTGCTCGATCTGCCGCAGTCGCGCCTTGAGCACGCGCAGCGCCGATTCCTTGTTCTGCAGCTGTGACTTCTCGTTCTGGCACGAGACAACGACACCCGTCGGCAAGTGGGTGATGCGCACGGCGGAGTCAGTGGTGTTGACCGACTGTCCACCGGGGCCCGAGCTGCGGTAGACGTCGATCTTCAGGTCATTCGGACCGAAAGTGATCTCGTCGTCGTCACCGTCGTCCAGATCGGGCATCACCAGCACGCCCGCCGCCGAGGTGTGGATACGGCCCTGCGATTCGGTAGCGGGCACCCGCTGCACGCGGTGCACGCCGCCTTCGTACTTCAACCTCGCCCACGGCGCGGTGCCGGGCTCCATGACACCCTTGGCCTGCACCTGCAGCCGGACGTCGGTGTAACCGCCGAGATCGGATTCAGTGCCGTCGGTGATCTGGGCACGCCAGCCGGACTGCTCGGCGAA
It encodes the following:
- the prmC gene encoding peptide chain release factor N(5)-glutamine methyltransferase, whose protein sequence is MSQARQLLREAAQRLSDNGIHSADADAHRLLEHAWERSAEQVRRAALMGDPMPADVASTFEELVDERAQRVPLQHLTGRAPFRHLELEVGPGVFVPRPETELIVDLVIDRAPEGGTVVDLCTGAAPIPLALKHERPDLIVHAVDLTQHAFAWATHNRDRLGLDVHLVEGPAQEAFPELLGEVDVVVSNPPYIPDGMVPVDPEVRDHDPAEALYGGSVDGLRIPLEVAARAFELLRPGGVMFMEHAETQGNSLPEALCRAGWVDVDDVPDLTGRPRFARAHRPTS
- the prfA gene encoding peptide chain release factor 1 encodes the protein MLDSAETVVAEHAELERQMTDPAVLGDPVALRKVNKRYAALAPTVAAYQAWRTAQDDLATAQELATEDESFAAELPALTEQLRDTEASLRKLLLPRDEDDDRDVILEVKAGAGGAEAALFAADLVRMYLRFAEQSGWRAQITDGTESDLGGYTDVRLQVQAKGVMEPGTAPWARLKYEGGVHRVQRVPATESQGRIHTSAAGVLVMPDLDDGDDDEITFGPNDLKIDVYRSSGPGGQSVNTTDSAVRITHLPTGVVVSCQNEKSQLQNKESALRVLKARLRQIEQEKRDAEASAARKSQVRSMDRSERIRTYNFPENRIADHRTGYKSYNLDAVLDGELGPIIDSAVAADESARMAAVAAGGGA
- a CDS encoding GNAT family N-acetyltransferase — translated: MSEPCPGDSVTDDEMVSWAGFTPEQFLPPLARLTTQMNQDVPTGQLSRAAVAVDVDRLLNNPQRMHDQGWVSVMSLALADGEPVGYTELLVSRGVPEFVLQEDTLVLPEHRGRRLGMRLKYAKLRRLMSLPHELVGQRRWFQTYTAQSNLPMQRANGSSDSWRPTNCTSARGGSRWLADSTA
- a CDS encoding pentapeptide repeat-containing protein, producing MEITDQELSRTDVERLTLTATEPVSLVRCTLTGADLRDLDLTEFSFDECALDGALLDGAGLGGATFTGCRMTGVSMERTRGLGFQIQRSNLFAANLTGVVLANADLSGCRFTEAVLRGADLHASVFDDCDLIETDLFDANLKDADLRGARLGPCDLDRLRALRGAILSPHQACDIVADLTGCSVLPIDS